The Desulfovibrio sp. UIB00 genome has a window encoding:
- a CDS encoding diguanylate cyclase, with protein MNTHRLMSIFRFDTIRGRIRAYTIAIVCIPIIIAALFFIFFQQERLIEHEKNQLSEILSQNKNTIEAYVDVCFQDVLFLTKIIQAHRSDMETAAKEFSDYDESHTGIAAAVFVNAQGISEIDSMGKPGLYGGDRYYFKQAMMGRRAITTGIKGRVSGKPVCMFSMPVTNQAGEFDGVVFLSILVGELDAWLHGSFVPDKQGLILCDAQGNILAPHTVVASNSDDAAKQVPLQLMQLGKTVQIFVNDQGVRMLGASVTVGSGGWRLVYFRSVDEIVAGYKWLTIFVGLGSLCAILFMMPLMLRFSRSIEAPLEELTAYALELRKNNYEATGQLRDQKNMPSELRILFDAFTVMSFRVARQIKKAEAVSLKDALTGLHNRRFLQEMGTEFLKKTHSAGQQCACLMLDIDHFKSINDTFGHNVGDLVLQHTARIINAGVRSADLLVRYGGEEFVVLVACTDARQGEELAHRIRHAVAANPLSHEGNNHTLTISIGVAVCADMADTVESPKSAEAALAVMLIRADKALYAAKEAGRDAVVVSG; from the coding sequence ATGAACACACATAGGCTTATGAGTATTTTTCGGTTTGACACGATCAGGGGACGCATTCGCGCCTATACCATTGCCATTGTCTGCATTCCAATTATCATTGCGGCTCTATTTTTTATTTTTTTTCAGCAAGAACGCCTTATCGAGCATGAAAAAAATCAACTTTCTGAAATTCTCAGTCAAAATAAAAATACAATTGAAGCGTATGTGGACGTGTGCTTTCAGGATGTTTTATTTTTGACAAAAATTATTCAAGCGCACAGATCAGATATGGAGACTGCTGCAAAAGAATTTAGCGATTACGATGAAAGCCACACAGGCATTGCGGCAGCCGTATTTGTCAATGCACAGGGGATTTCAGAAATTGACTCCATGGGCAAACCCGGTTTGTACGGCGGTGACAGGTATTACTTTAAACAAGCAATGATGGGCCGCCGTGCAATTACAACAGGAATCAAGGGGCGTGTTTCCGGCAAGCCCGTGTGCATGTTTTCAATGCCAGTGACTAATCAGGCTGGAGAATTTGACGGGGTCGTATTTTTGTCCATTCTCGTTGGCGAGCTGGACGCTTGGCTGCACGGATCTTTTGTTCCAGATAAACAAGGGCTGATACTGTGTGATGCGCAGGGAAACATACTCGCACCCCACACTGTGGTTGCAAGCAACTCAGACGATGCTGCAAAACAGGTTCCCTTGCAGCTCATGCAGCTTGGCAAAACTGTTCAGATTTTTGTGAATGATCAGGGCGTGCGCATGCTCGGCGCTTCCGTTACTGTAGGGAGCGGTGGCTGGCGGCTGGTGTATTTTCGGTCAGTAGACGAAATTGTTGCAGGATACAAATGGCTTACGATTTTTGTCGGTCTTGGATCGCTCTGCGCCATATTGTTCATGATGCCATTGATGCTGCGTTTTAGCCGCAGCATTGAAGCTCCTCTTGAGGAGCTAACAGCCTATGCCCTTGAGCTGCGTAAAAATAATTACGAGGCAACAGGGCAATTGCGTGACCAGAAAAATATGCCCAGCGAGCTCAGAATCCTGTTTGATGCATTTACTGTAATGAGTTTCAGGGTCGCCAGGCAGATTAAAAAGGCCGAGGCCGTGAGCCTGAAAGATGCGCTCACAGGCCTGCACAACCGCCGTTTTTTGCAGGAAATGGGCACAGAATTTCTTAAAAAAACGCATTCAGCAGGCCAGCAGTGCGCTTGCCTGATGCTTGATATCGACCACTTTAAAAGTATCAATGACACCTTTGGGCACAATGTGGGCGATCTGGTTTTGCAGCACACAGCGCGGATAATCAATGCCGGCGTACGCAGTGCAGACCTCCTTGTGCGCTATGGAGGCGAGGAGTTTGTGGTTCTTGTTGCCTGTACGGATGCCCGGCAAGGTGAAGAACTTGCCCATCGCATACGGCATGCAGTGGCAGCGAACCCCTTGTCGCACGAAGGCAACAACCACACGTTAACAATAAGTATTGGTGTGGCGGTATGCGCAGATATGGCAGACACGGTGGAATCGCCAAAATCCGCCGAGGCGGCGCTGGCCGTCATGCTGATCCGGGCGGATAAAGCCCTGTACGCTGCCAAGGAAGCTGGGCGTGATGCCGTGGTGGTTTCAGGCTAA